The genome window GGGCGGGCTTCAAGCCCGGCCTGTGGATCGCGCCGTTCATCGTGGCGCCGCGAAGCCGGCTGTACCGGGAGCACCCCGAATGGCTGCTGAAGGACGCAGACGGGCGCCCCGCCGTGGCGGGGTACAACTGGGGGGATTACTACTACGCGCTGGACACCACCCGCCCCGAGGTCGGGAAGTGGCTGGGCGAGCTGATCCGGCGGGTACGGGGGTGGGGCTACGAGTATTTGAAGCTGGACTTCCTGTATGCCGCCGCCATGCCCGGCCGGCGATACCGGCCGCTTCACCGGGAGCAGGCCTACCGCGAGGGGCTGCGTCTGATCAGGGAGGCGGCCGGGGACGGCGCGTACATCCTCGTCTGTGGAGCCCCGGTCATCGCCTCCGTTGGCCTCGCCGACGCCATCCGCATCGGGCCTGACGTTGCGCCGTTTTGGGAGGTCCCTTACAGCACGGGGAGCTTGCTCGACCGTAGCTGGCCCAGCTCCCGGAATGCCGTCTGCACGAGCCTGCACCGGCTGTGGCTGCAACCGCTCATCCACACCGACCCCGACGTGGTCTACTTTCGGAGCCGCTACAACCTGCTGGCGCCGCAGCAGAAGGCATGGCTGCAGGATCTGGCCCGGGTTGCCGGTTTCCAGGGCACCTCAGACCCGCCGGGGTGGCTCGATCCCGAAGAGCGCCAGGCGATGGCCGCATTTATACAGGCCAGGTCGACGGTGGAACGGCTTGGGCCTTATCGGTTCCGCATCGACGGCCGGGAGGTAGACTTTCAGGCTGCGCTGCAGGGCCGAGCGTCCTGAAAGCGTCGCCGGGCGGCGTTTAAGCGAACAGCGGGCTGCCGGGTGTTTGCAGGGGTCGAAAGCGGCCCGAAAACGGAGAGGGGGATAGGCTGGCCCGTGGCGACACGGGCCAACCTCTTTTCGGGTACGGTGGATGGGCATGACTTCTCGGTTCTTGTCCTGGCCCCGGTAAGGCGCTCGTCTGGGCGACCGCGAGTCGTGGTGGGCCGGGCCGCTTGGGGGCCCGGCGTCTCGTCCATGGAGGGGAAACACCAGTGCCACGGCAAAGCGCCGGACCCGCGACAGTAGGAGC of Bacillota bacterium contains these proteins:
- a CDS encoding glycoside hydrolase family 36 protein, which translates into the protein PVAVLHPFGTTRFYRHGWHSWSPVDWVSLAWRPELPAVPRDRWYMGDDAGHLTGARHGGSGVGAVEAPDGRMLLLGALGVGARVEADEEVLRGLFEEGSGERAEEASPDGWFVGYGDPVSVFARYAELLGERLGKRGSDSAPRVWCSWYSFYRDISETRMVEVLEGLSGLAFDVFQIDDGWQREIGEWEANERFPSGMATMAERIRRAGFKPGLWIAPFIVAPRSRLYREHPEWLLKDADGRPAVAGYNWGDYYYALDTTRPEVGKWLGELIRRVRGWGYEYLKLDFLYAAAMPGRRYRPLHREQAYREGLRLIREAAGDGAYILVCGAPVIASVGLADAIRIGPDVAPFWEVPYSTGSLLDRSWPSSRNAVCTSLHRLWLQPLIHTDPDVVYFRSRYNLLAPQQKAWLQDLARVAGFQGTSDPPGWLDPEERQAMAAFIQARSTVERLGPYRFRIDGREVDFQAALQGRAS